One window of the Terriglobales bacterium genome contains the following:
- the carB gene encoding carbamoyl-phosphate synthase large subunit produces MPRRTDISKILIIGSGPIVIGQSAEFDYSGTQACKALKAEGFEVVLANSNPATIMTDPEFADRTYIEPLTKDYLDEIIRIEAEMCAGRGFALLPTVGGQTALNLAVELADSGILEKYNVELIGAQLRAIKMAEDRLLFKDAMTRIGLDVPKSALVNNLKDGLEFSGKIGFPVIIRPSFTLGGTGGGIAYNREELLELLARGLDLSPVHEVLIEESVLGWKEYELEVMRDLADNVIVICSIENFDPMGVHTGDSITVAPAQTLTDREYQAMRDAAIAVIREVGVETGGSNIQFAVNPATGRMVVIEMNPRVSRSSALASKATGFPIAKIAARLAVGYSLDEIPNDITRKTPACFEPTLDYVVVKIPKWQFEKFPGADETLGPQMKSVGEVMAIGRTFKEALMKGVRSLETGRRPGSEKIEPRILTQRLVTPHPERLSYLRYALRQGHTVKELAKMTAIDPWFLYQLKEITEMEMEVEKHPLESLPARVLAAAKRAGLSDARLGVAWRIPDGQAAASKIRHLRKKHGVAPVYKRVDTCAAEFESYTPYLYSTYEEEDEATPTDRKKVIILGSGPNRIGQGIEFDYCCCHASFALREDGYETVMVNCNPETVSTDYDTSDRLYFEPLTLEDVLAVYEHEASRGAPVGVIVQFGGQTPLNLALPLKAAGVPIIGTSPESIDLAEDRKRFGKLLEELDIPQPRGATATSVEQAVAAANQIGYPVLVRPSYVLGGRAMVIAYDDDSVIRYMKEAVDYSQERPVLIDHFLEDATEVDVDALSDGEDAVIAGIMQHIEEAGIHSGDSSCVLPAVDIPQAAIETMREYTFRLARALHVVGLMNIQFAIQREKVYALEVNPRASRTVPYVSKATCVPLAKIAARLMVGRKLREFLPEHVERGTDLTTSGCYFVKSPVFPWSKFPGVDTVLGPEMKSTGEVMGVADTFGEAFARAQLSAGLTLPTAGTIFLSVTDRDKPAAVPIAQRFSELGFRIVATHGTADALEQAGLVVDRVYKVKEGRPNVVDLIKGDKIQLVINTPHGAEPWFDEKAIRRAAVTHHVPTMTTLSAARAAAEGIAARQRGEISVRALQQLHAGREVEALARRLSRAPKS; encoded by the coding sequence ATGCCCCGTCGTACTGACATCTCGAAGATTCTGATCATCGGCTCGGGGCCGATCGTCATCGGGCAGTCGGCGGAGTTTGATTACTCCGGGACGCAGGCGTGCAAGGCTCTGAAAGCTGAAGGATTCGAGGTGGTGCTGGCGAACTCGAATCCGGCCACCATCATGACCGACCCGGAGTTCGCCGACCGCACCTACATCGAGCCGCTCACCAAGGATTACCTCGACGAGATCATCCGCATCGAGGCGGAGATGTGCGCTGGGCGCGGCTTCGCGCTGCTGCCCACAGTCGGCGGACAGACGGCGCTGAACTTGGCGGTGGAGCTGGCCGACTCAGGGATCCTCGAAAAATACAACGTCGAGCTTATCGGAGCGCAGCTCAGGGCCATCAAGATGGCCGAGGACCGGCTGCTGTTCAAGGACGCGATGACCCGCATCGGCCTCGACGTCCCGAAATCGGCGCTGGTCAACAACCTGAAGGACGGCTTGGAGTTCAGCGGCAAGATCGGGTTCCCGGTCATCATCCGTCCGTCGTTCACGCTGGGCGGCACGGGCGGCGGCATCGCCTACAACCGCGAAGAGCTGCTGGAGTTGCTGGCGCGCGGGCTCGACCTCTCGCCGGTGCACGAGGTGCTGATCGAGGAATCGGTGCTGGGCTGGAAGGAGTACGAGCTGGAGGTGATGCGAGACCTGGCGGACAACGTCATCGTCATCTGCTCCATCGAGAACTTCGATCCCATGGGCGTGCACACCGGCGACTCCATCACCGTCGCTCCCGCGCAGACGCTCACCGACCGCGAATACCAGGCCATGCGCGATGCCGCCATCGCGGTGATCCGCGAAGTGGGCGTGGAGACCGGCGGGTCGAACATTCAGTTCGCCGTGAACCCCGCGACGGGGCGCATGGTCGTGATCGAGATGAACCCGCGCGTCTCGCGGTCCTCGGCGCTGGCTTCCAAGGCCACTGGGTTCCCCATCGCGAAGATAGCGGCTCGCCTCGCGGTGGGCTATTCGCTGGATGAGATCCCCAACGACATCACGCGCAAGACGCCGGCCTGCTTCGAGCCTACGCTCGACTACGTGGTGGTGAAGATTCCCAAGTGGCAGTTCGAGAAGTTCCCCGGCGCGGATGAGACGCTTGGGCCGCAGATGAAGTCGGTCGGCGAAGTGATGGCCATCGGGCGCACCTTCAAGGAAGCGCTGATGAAAGGCGTGCGCTCGCTGGAGACGGGCAGGCGGCCGGGCTCAGAGAAGATCGAGCCGCGCATCCTGACCCAGCGTCTGGTCACGCCCCATCCCGAGCGCCTGAGCTACCTGCGCTATGCGCTGCGCCAGGGGCACACGGTCAAGGAACTGGCCAAGATGACCGCCATCGATCCGTGGTTTCTCTATCAACTGAAAGAGATCACGGAGATGGAGATGGAGGTGGAGAAACACCCGCTGGAATCGCTGCCGGCTCGGGTGCTGGCGGCGGCCAAGCGCGCCGGGCTTTCCGACGCCCGGCTGGGCGTGGCGTGGCGCATCCCGGATGGCCAGGCCGCGGCCAGCAAGATCCGCCATCTGCGCAAGAAGCATGGGGTCGCGCCGGTGTACAAGCGCGTGGACACCTGCGCTGCCGAATTCGAGAGCTACACGCCCTATCTCTATTCGACCTACGAGGAAGAGGACGAAGCCACGCCCACCGACCGCAAGAAGGTAATCATCCTGGGCTCCGGGCCGAACCGCATCGGGCAGGGGATCGAGTTCGATTACTGCTGCTGCCACGCCTCGTTCGCGTTGCGCGAGGACGGCTACGAGACGGTGATGGTCAACTGCAATCCGGAGACGGTCTCCACCGACTACGATACCAGCGACCGGCTGTACTTCGAGCCGCTGACGCTGGAGGACGTGCTGGCGGTGTACGAGCACGAAGCCTCGCGCGGCGCGCCGGTGGGCGTGATCGTGCAGTTCGGCGGGCAGACGCCGCTCAACCTGGCGCTGCCGCTCAAGGCAGCGGGCGTACCGATCATCGGTACGTCGCCTGAGTCCATCGACCTGGCCGAAGACCGCAAGCGCTTCGGAAAGCTGCTGGAGGAACTCGATATCCCGCAGCCGCGGGGCGCCACCGCCACCAGCGTGGAGCAGGCCGTGGCAGCGGCGAATCAGATCGGCTACCCGGTTCTGGTGCGTCCGTCGTACGTGCTGGGTGGGCGGGCCATGGTCATCGCCTACGACGACGACTCCGTCATCCGTTACATGAAGGAGGCGGTGGACTATTCGCAGGAGCGACCCGTGCTCATCGACCACTTTCTCGAAGACGCCACCGAAGTGGACGTGGACGCGCTCTCCGACGGTGAAGACGCGGTGATCGCCGGCATCATGCAGCACATCGAGGAGGCCGGCATCCACTCCGGCGATTCCTCCTGCGTGCTGCCTGCCGTGGATATCCCGCAGGCGGCCATCGAAACCATGCGCGAGTACACCTTCCGCCTGGCGCGCGCGCTGCATGTCGTCGGGCTGATGAACATCCAGTTCGCCATCCAGCGGGAGAAGGTGTACGCGCTGGAGGTCAACCCGCGCGCCTCGCGCACCGTGCCCTACGTTTCCAAGGCCACCTGTGTGCCGCTGGCCAAGATTGCGGCGCGGCTCATGGTGGGCCGCAAGCTGCGGGAGTTCCTGCCCGAGCACGTCGAGCGCGGTACGGACCTCACGACCAGCGGGTGCTACTTCGTGAAGTCGCCGGTGTTCCCGTGGTCGAAGTTCCCGGGAGTGGATACCGTCCTGGGTCCGGAGATGAAGTCTACGGGCGAGGTGATGGGCGTGGCGGACACGTTCGGGGAGGCCTTCGCTCGCGCGCAGCTCTCCGCTGGCTTGACGCTGCCTACGGCGGGCACGATTTTCCTGAGCGTTACCGATCGCGATAAGCCGGCTGCCGTGCCCATCGCACAGCGCTTTTCCGAACTAGGCTTCCGCATCGTGGCCACGCACGGCACCGCCGACGCGCTGGAGCAGGCTGGGCTGGTGGTGGACCGCGTCTACAAGGTCAAGGAAGGGCGCCCCAACGTGGTGGATCTCATCAAGGGCGACAAGATCCAACTGGTCATCAATACACCGCACGGCGCTGAACCGTGGTTCGACGAGAAAGCCATCCGCCGCGCCGCCGTGACTCACCACGTACCGACCATGACCACGCTCTCGGCGGCCCGCGCCGCCGCGGAGGGCATCGCCGCCCGCCAGCGGGGCGAGATCAGCGTGCGGGCCCTGCAGCAGTTGCATGCCGGGCGGGAAGTTGAGGCGCTTGCGCGGCGTCTGAGCCGCGCGCCGAAATCCTGA
- a CDS encoding transposase, with the protein MLLVDTLYHYRGSAYLLHEVVVMPDHFHAIITPLTSLEKAVQFIKGGFSYRAKKELGSNMEVWQKGFSDHRVRDEADYAVHVDYVHQNPVKERLCANPEEYPYSSAYPGFALDPMPQRLKPQIEGGSCGAAEAAPFQSENPGRRKPCSERGSYGAAKAALFQGLSSNGEDR; encoded by the coding sequence GTGCTGCTTGTCGATACTCTCTACCACTATCGCGGATCGGCGTATCTGCTGCACGAGGTCGTGGTCATGCCCGACCACTTCCACGCCATCATCACTCCTTTGACCAGCCTGGAGAAGGCAGTGCAGTTTATCAAGGGCGGGTTTTCGTATCGGGCGAAGAAAGAGCTTGGGTCGAACATGGAAGTCTGGCAAAAAGGTTTCAGCGATCATCGGGTTCGGGATGAGGCGGACTATGCGGTGCACGTCGACTATGTTCATCAGAATCCAGTGAAGGAGAGGCTTTGCGCGAATCCCGAGGAGTATCCCTATTCCTCCGCCTATCCGGGATTTGCCTTGGACCCGATGCCCCAGCGGCTAAAGCCGCAGATTGAGGGTGGCTCTTGCGGCGCGGCTGAAGCCGCGCCCTTTCAAAGCGAAAACCCTGGGCGGCGAAAGCCGTGCTCCGAAAGGGGCAGTTACGGCGCAGCTAAAGCTGCGCTTTTTCAAGGACTAAGCAGCAATGGAGAAGACCGCTGA
- the carA gene encoding glutamine-hydrolyzing carbamoyl-phosphate synthase small subunit, which produces MEAILALEDGRVFRGKGFGAKGECYGEVVFNTAITGYQEIFTDPSYAGQIVVLTNPQIGNYGTNPDDQESTRPYIEGLVVREFSRISSNWRSQEVAEEYLERFKIPVIAEIDSRAVVRHLREHGVMRGVISSLETDAEKLIAKALSIPKMDGQDLAKVVTTKQRYVWEVGERSHEPTEVVGVKDEPARFHVVAYDYGIKHSILRKLVANGCKVTVVPAETLAEDVLALSPDGVFLSNGPGDPEPCTYAQENIRRLAGRVPIFGICLGHQLIGLALGGKTYKLKFGHHGGNHPVKQLATGKVEITSHNHNFAVDPDSLPANEVEFTHMNLNDQTLEGLRHKNLPLFCVQYHPEAAPGPHDSHYLFGDFVRMMEEWKQ; this is translated from the coding sequence ATGGAGGCCATCCTGGCGCTGGAAGACGGACGCGTCTTCCGCGGCAAAGGGTTCGGTGCAAAAGGCGAGTGCTACGGGGAAGTCGTTTTTAATACCGCCATCACCGGCTACCAGGAGATCTTCACCGACCCGTCCTACGCCGGGCAGATCGTAGTCCTCACCAACCCTCAGATAGGGAACTACGGGACCAATCCTGACGACCAGGAGTCCACGCGGCCCTACATCGAAGGGCTGGTGGTGCGCGAGTTCTCCCGCATCAGCTCCAACTGGCGCTCGCAAGAAGTAGCGGAAGAATACCTGGAGCGCTTCAAGATTCCCGTCATCGCGGAGATCGACTCGCGCGCCGTGGTTCGCCACCTGCGCGAGCATGGCGTGATGCGCGGGGTGATCTCTTCGCTTGAGACCGACGCCGAAAAGCTCATTGCCAAGGCGCTCTCCATCCCCAAGATGGATGGCCAGGATCTCGCCAAAGTGGTCACCACGAAACAGCGCTACGTCTGGGAAGTGGGTGAGCGCTCCCACGAGCCGACGGAAGTAGTCGGCGTGAAGGACGAGCCGGCGCGCTTCCACGTGGTGGCCTACGACTACGGCATCAAGCACAGCATCCTCAGGAAGCTGGTGGCCAACGGCTGCAAGGTCACGGTGGTGCCGGCAGAGACACTCGCCGAAGACGTGCTGGCGCTCTCACCGGACGGCGTGTTTCTCTCCAACGGCCCCGGCGACCCGGAGCCGTGCACGTACGCGCAGGAGAACATCCGGCGGCTGGCGGGGCGCGTGCCCATCTTCGGCATCTGCCTGGGACACCAGTTGATCGGCTTGGCCCTGGGCGGCAAGACCTACAAGCTGAAGTTCGGCCATCACGGCGGCAACCATCCGGTGAAGCAACTGGCGACGGGAAAGGTGGAGATCACCTCGCACAACCACAATTTCGCCGTGGACCCGGACTCGCTGCCGGCGAACGAGGTCGAGTTCACGCACATGAACCTGAACGACCAGACGCTGGAGGGCCTGCGCCACAAGAACCTGCCGCTGTTCTGCGTGCAATACCACCCCGAAGCGGCGCCGGGCCCGCATGACTCGCATTACCTGTTCGGGGATTTCGTGAGGATGATGGAGGAGTGGAAGCAGTGA